The Methanoplanus sp. FWC-SCC4 genome has a window encoding:
- a CDS encoding tyrosine--tRNA ligase, translating into MDKYELVTRNTVEIVTEDELKSVLSQPEMSVYAGYEPSGEIHLGHLVTINKLMDLREAGFKIKVLLADLHAFLNQKGTMEEVRELAEYNRRCFEAVGLKGKNVEFVMGTDIQLNPDYQLDVLKLAQQITLNRATRSMNEVGRNMDAPHVSQMVYPIMQMVDIAKLNVDVALGGIDQRKIHMLAREYLPTIGEKAPLCMHTPIINGLNGKKMSSSEGNYISVADSEDAIRKKMKKAFCPPETEENPVLQVLKYHVFPRMDIVPLNRPEKFGGNREFSSYEECESAYAAGEIHAADLKGMTADGLVEVLAEARDYMNQ; encoded by the coding sequence AAAATCCGTGCTTTCCCAGCCGGAAATGTCAGTTTACGCCGGATATGAACCATCCGGAGAGATACATCTCGGTCATCTCGTAACAATAAACAAACTAATGGATTTGCGTGAGGCAGGGTTTAAAATTAAAGTCCTTTTAGCAGACCTTCATGCCTTTTTAAACCAGAAGGGAACAATGGAGGAAGTAAGGGAGCTTGCCGAATATAACCGCCGCTGCTTTGAGGCTGTTGGATTGAAAGGCAAAAATGTCGAGTTTGTAATGGGAACTGATATCCAGCTAAACCCTGATTACCAGTTGGATGTTTTAAAACTCGCACAGCAGATAACCCTGAACCGTGCAACAAGAAGCATGAACGAGGTCGGAAGAAACATGGACGCTCCCCATGTATCACAGATGGTTTACCCGATAATGCAGATGGTCGATATTGCAAAGCTCAATGTTGATGTGGCGCTTGGCGGAATCGATCAGAGAAAGATTCACATGCTTGCACGTGAATATCTGCCGACAATCGGTGAAAAGGCACCGCTCTGCATGCACACTCCAATCATTAACGGATTAAACGGTAAAAAGATGTCATCCTCCGAAGGAAATTACATCTCTGTGGCTGATTCCGAGGATGCAATAAGGAAGAAGATGAAAAAAGCATTCTGCCCGCCTGAAACAGAGGAAAATCCTGTCCTCCAGGTATTAAAATATCATGTATTCCCAAGAATGGACATCGTGCCGCTGAACCGTCCTGAAAAGTTTGGAGGGAACCGTGAATTCTCTTCATACGAGGAATGTGAATCCGCATATGCCGCAGGAGAGATACATGCGGCAGATCTTAAAGGCATGACCGCAGACGGTCTTGTTGAAGTCCTTGCAGAAGCAAGGGATTATATGAACCAGTAG